One Candidatus Nitrososphaera evergladensis SR1 genomic window carries:
- a CDS encoding ParB/RepB/Spo0J family partition protein yields the protein MNERNATDLGAGVASTGDTEEQRGLIQYIKASSIKFSALLLRPHDDKEIMQLSKSIKEVGLLQPIIVRLKDGFYEIVAGNRRFTACKALGWRKIPCYVLDLDDKAMFEMALIENVQRKTMTPLEEAESFRRYVEEKGWGSVAELASRIGKSSAYISKRIALLDLPTDVRDRIANNEIFPSAAEEILTIKDKEKQSELANMIAARRLTIKKARLLVDQLKKKESLVGNNSSSIVDTILVNDMIMAGSNTYSPQQQECEYDDISQQLNQITTKGYDHLTIKYHKAFDRAIVASKICMNNMDDVLKDVEENWLVYELLLQQRTTIHSIIDLLQKEKRNLRRARLFRYI from the coding sequence TTGAATGAGAGAAATGCAACAGATCTTGGAGCAGGCGTCGCTTCCACTGGCGATACGGAAGAACAGAGAGGCTTAATCCAATACATCAAGGCTTCAAGCATCAAGTTCTCCGCGCTCTTGCTGCGGCCCCATGACGACAAAGAAATCATGCAACTCTCTAAATCTATCAAAGAGGTAGGATTACTTCAGCCCATCATAGTCAGGCTAAAGGACGGCTTTTACGAGATAGTCGCAGGGAACCGCAGATTCACGGCATGCAAGGCTCTAGGATGGAGAAAGATTCCCTGCTATGTGCTGGATCTCGACGACAAGGCAATGTTCGAGATGGCTCTCATAGAAAACGTCCAGCGAAAGACCATGACTCCTCTGGAAGAAGCAGAGAGTTTCAGAAGATACGTCGAAGAAAAGGGATGGGGAAGTGTGGCAGAGCTTGCTTCAAGGATAGGAAAAAGTAGCGCGTACATATCCAAACGCATAGCCCTTCTTGATCTCCCAACAGATGTCAGGGACAGAATAGCAAATAACGAAATTTTCCCTTCAGCAGCAGAAGAAATTCTGACTATAAAGGATAAAGAAAAACAATCCGAGCTTGCAAACATGATAGCTGCACGACGGCTGACTATCAAAAAGGCGCGGTTGCTTGTAGATCAGCTAAAAAAGAAGGAATCGCTTGTAGGCAATAACAGTAGTAGCATTGTAGATACCATTCTGGTAAATGACATGATCATGGCAGGCAGCAACACCTATTCTCCACAGCAGCAAGAATGCGAATATGACGACATTAGTCAACAGTTAAACCAGATTACTACAAAGGGATACGACCATCTCACAATCAAGTATCACAAGGCCTTTGATAGGGCAATAGTAGCTTCCAAGATCTGCATGAACAACATGGACGACGTGCTAAAAGACGTGGAAGAAAACTGGCTCGTCTATGAACTCCTGCTCCAACAAAGAACAACCATACACTCGATCATAGACCTCCTGCAAAAAGAAAAAAGGAATTTGCGCAGGGCGAGACTCTTCAGGTATATATGA
- a CDS encoding glycosyltransferase family 2 protein, whose translation MTLSEEKEEGEEDKKIITTSTTTTPNKSRFQTGCLQQVSQDGRIRTTRKGWALRVATLSGMSIIMAFTLYTGIMSGDALLVFSNILPLNSILSMYIAWFHYKSPITGKLEDQDVVSVIIPVYNQKEMIETVIDAIFQSTYRSIEVVAVNDGSRDGSKEILDRLAGKYSNLKVIHKKNEGKRKAVASGIFASKGEYVLLLDSDSVLDPNAVAEMVRAFKSDSKIGGAVGHVKVWNANKNLLTRVQDAWYDFAFNVGKSSESVFGSVTCCSGCLAGYRRDVIKDFVAYWAGAKMHSSDDRELTSYVLGSKWGKEKIIEIMGKPISRQLFESAASYDDAEDRVLTASALEKWKTVYVASAIVYTDVPEKFRGFLKQQERWKKGYIRTNFFVSSFFWHQRNPLMTFSFYTDFMATFSSPLIMIAVFVYAPIVHGQYYYSLSFLSSLFLKGIAIGLDYKYRDASSKNWKYYPLTIVMTNFVLSWVLFPALLRFKVNKWGTR comes from the coding sequence TTGACGCTGTCTGAAGAAAAAGAAGAAGGAGAAGAAGATAAAAAGATTATTACAACGTCGACGACGACAACACCAAACAAGTCCCGGTTCCAGACAGGCTGCCTCCAGCAGGTTTCCCAGGATGGCAGGATAAGAACCACAAGAAAGGGGTGGGCTTTGCGCGTAGCTACGTTATCCGGCATGTCCATCATCATGGCGTTCACGCTCTATACTGGAATAATGTCAGGCGACGCGTTGCTAGTGTTCTCCAATATTTTGCCGCTTAACTCCATACTGAGCATGTACATTGCCTGGTTCCATTACAAGAGCCCGATAACAGGCAAGTTGGAGGATCAAGACGTTGTCTCTGTCATCATACCCGTATACAACCAGAAGGAAATGATAGAGACAGTCATCGACGCCATCTTCCAGTCCACCTACCGAAGCATAGAGGTGGTGGCTGTAAACGACGGAAGCAGGGACGGCTCGAAGGAAATCCTTGACAGGCTTGCCGGCAAGTACAGTAACCTAAAGGTCATACACAAAAAGAATGAGGGCAAGAGAAAGGCAGTAGCAAGTGGCATATTTGCCTCAAAGGGCGAATACGTACTGCTTCTGGATTCTGACAGCGTGCTGGATCCAAACGCTGTAGCAGAGATGGTACGTGCCTTCAAATCTGACTCAAAGATAGGCGGCGCTGTGGGCCACGTCAAGGTGTGGAACGCCAACAAGAACCTCCTGACCCGCGTGCAGGACGCCTGGTACGACTTTGCATTTAACGTGGGCAAGTCAAGCGAAAGCGTCTTTGGCAGCGTCACTTGTTGCTCAGGATGCCTTGCAGGATACAGACGCGATGTCATCAAGGACTTTGTCGCTTATTGGGCGGGCGCAAAGATGCATTCCAGCGACGACAGGGAATTGACCTCGTACGTGTTAGGCTCAAAGTGGGGCAAGGAAAAGATAATAGAGATAATGGGCAAGCCGATCTCAAGGCAGCTGTTCGAGTCGGCGGCAAGCTACGACGACGCAGAAGACCGCGTGCTGACGGCTTCCGCGCTTGAAAAGTGGAAGACGGTCTACGTGGCTTCAGCCATTGTCTATACCGACGTGCCTGAGAAATTCAGAGGGTTTTTGAAGCAGCAGGAAAGGTGGAAGAAAGGCTACATCCGGACAAACTTTTTTGTAAGCTCATTCTTCTGGCACCAACGCAACCCACTCATGACGTTTTCCTTTTACACAGACTTTATGGCGACGTTCTCCTCCCCACTCATAATGATAGCCGTGTTCGTTTACGCGCCCATAGTGCACGGACAATATTACTACTCGCTTTCATTCCTTTCAAGCCTGTTCCTCAAGGGCATCGCCATCGGCCTTGACTACAAGTACCGTGACGCGTCGAGCAAGAACTGGAAGTACTACCCGCTCACCATCGTGATGACCAACTTTGTGTTGTCATGGGTGCTGTTTCCGGCGCTCTTGCGCTTCAAGGTGAACAAGTGGGGGACGCGCTGA
- a CDS encoding polysaccharide deacetylase family protein codes for MKAAHVGMITTAIVVVLSVVTIIPAFTQQNAKPEVPVMLVFDINDDNAQNLPAWCTDLSASLEGHNVRATVFISGKLAEQYPQCVAIFSSSSSADKETMMIDVGSKTYSYANLILMQDYTQALEEVRKGKDAVDRAGGDIDSRLFRAPYGSTDQNIYSMLSRSGIVADFSYSDHYNTYRDGNFVRFNVTSFEGAKAGPEPLLNLDSRQPVMVIFDNNSVPISEVDKFIDRVMTGHHAQYDPKFVNASDLAQMQLTLREKAEEGEGREP; via the coding sequence ATGAAAGCCGCACATGTGGGCATGATAACCACCGCCATTGTGGTGGTGCTGAGTGTGGTGACTATAATCCCGGCGTTTACCCAGCAAAACGCCAAGCCTGAAGTGCCAGTCATGCTCGTTTTTGATATAAACGACGATAACGCGCAGAACCTTCCGGCATGGTGTACCGATCTGTCCGCGTCCCTAGAAGGCCACAATGTGCGGGCCACTGTCTTTATCTCAGGCAAGCTCGCCGAACAGTATCCACAGTGTGTCGCGATTTTTTCTTCGTCTTCTTCTGCCGATAAGGAGACGATGATGATAGATGTTGGCAGTAAAACCTACAGCTATGCGAACCTGATATTGATGCAGGATTACACGCAGGCGCTTGAAGAAGTAAGGAAGGGCAAAGACGCAGTGGACCGCGCCGGAGGCGACATCGACTCGCGGCTTTTCAGGGCGCCGTACGGCTCGACTGACCAGAACATCTACTCGATGCTGTCGCGCTCCGGCATAGTCGCCGACTTTTCCTACAGCGACCACTACAATACGTACCGTGATGGCAACTTTGTGCGCTTTAATGTGACAAGCTTTGAAGGCGCAAAGGCAGGTCCAGAGCCTCTCCTGAATCTGGATTCACGGCAGCCGGTCATGGTCATCTTTGACAATAACTCGGTTCCCATCAGCGAGGTTGACAAATTCATAGACAGGGTGATGACCGGCCATCACGCGCAGTACGACCCCAAGTTTGTCAACGCATCGGATCTAGCGCAGATGCAGCTCACATTGAGAGAGAAAGCAGAGGAGGGGGAGGGTAGAGAACCTTGA
- a CDS encoding NAD(P)-binding domain-containing protein has product MSNNGKTTRTTSAHYSTSKKQVLVIGLGQIGYSNAEYMTMKGLTVDGYDISEKAIQRAVDDQVIRKRAQSFAGYDYYIICISTHRPEDMFQPYLDGLFDIARQLLYEGKQGALVGIDSTITRGTSEKVLEMLRHKMHVVHVPHRYFGPEKHDHGVNQTRVIGGCGECCIEAAKHFYGNLLDIPLHTVESVEVAELCKIVENSYRFMEIAFAEELKMFCDRSAIDFQELREAINTKWNIKVLEPREGIGGHCLPKDSQMFLGLLKNVLDTSIIDAAKKVDEEYRRHHSVYAVSAKVKSPQSA; this is encoded by the coding sequence ATGAGCAACAACGGTAAAACCACCCGTACTACCTCCGCCCACTATTCGACAAGCAAAAAGCAAGTTTTGGTCATAGGCCTTGGCCAGATAGGCTACAGCAACGCAGAGTACATGACAATGAAGGGGCTGACTGTCGATGGATACGACATCAGCGAAAAAGCAATTCAACGTGCTGTTGATGATCAAGTGATAAGGAAAAGAGCGCAAAGCTTTGCCGGCTATGACTATTACATTATCTGCATATCCACCCACAGGCCGGAAGACATGTTCCAGCCTTACCTTGACGGATTGTTTGACATTGCAAGGCAGCTTTTGTACGAAGGCAAGCAGGGCGCGCTGGTAGGCATTGATAGCACCATAACCAGGGGAACCTCTGAGAAGGTTCTGGAAATGCTGCGCCACAAGATGCACGTGGTGCACGTTCCCCACAGGTACTTTGGCCCTGAAAAGCACGACCATGGCGTGAACCAGACGCGCGTAATTGGCGGATGCGGGGAATGCTGCATAGAAGCTGCAAAGCACTTTTACGGAAACCTGCTGGACATCCCTCTTCATACTGTAGAGTCAGTAGAAGTAGCCGAGCTGTGCAAGATCGTTGAAAACTCGTACAGGTTCATGGAGATAGCCTTTGCAGAAGAGCTGAAAATGTTCTGCGATAGGTCAGCAATAGATTTTCAAGAGCTGAGAGAAGCCATCAATACAAAGTGGAACATCAAAGTACTGGAGCCCCGTGAAGGCATCGGCGGCCACTGCCTTCCAAAGGACAGCCAGATGTTCCTTGGGCTGCTAAAGAACGTGCTTGATACGAGCATCATAGACGCGGCAAAGAAGGTGGACGAGGAGTACAGGCGGCATCATAGCGTGTACGCTGTCTCAGCCAAGGTCAAGTCTCCTCAGAGCGCCTAG
- a CDS encoding chitobiase/beta-hexosaminidase C-terminal domain-containing protein: MSSKPSRHGAPAFVLAVMLLASSTTLFLGSSDYYYHPKQAYAAPCNCVIFRIDDIQDSWINNVQVAVMDKFIAHSQKATLAEIMNFFGSDSLVLDKTKQGGNAGLFEYALHGWNHDDYTTLSQSQQQSDLQKANDKMQSLYGKKTNIFITPYNVFNANTLTAMKNLNLKIISADTFASYYDSHPSTPFVTSPDSNGIYHAPEITAFSVWTNDQNIQQSASKILSDIDSSISQRGWVVVTMHPQDFANFSSSGEALNSVNQNSIARIDTVLNGINSRGYSIKSFNELVGLAQGGGGDTTPPVVTATPPGGSYSSAQSVTLSANEPVTIYYTTNDSTPTTSSPVYSSPISITSTTTLKFFAVDTAGNASPIKSETYTISGSSFPITHMSDTTKTFGLAMYAGTQQAYAEFVTPGSQLAGKSIDQMTIELRKTGSPTGTVQVGVFNSDSTVKKLFGTKDASTLTSTYMDYTFSLASNDLYTIQSGDRIGVKYSGGNSANFVAVMLDKDAADPFDGANSHLQQYDGTSWLDFTADDLYMILKQTHGATDTTPPTVTAMPAGGTYLTTVSVTLAANEPATTYYTLDGSTPTTSSNVYTTSIQISTTTTLKFFARDTAGNASPVKSETYTINSSPSFPVTHMSDTTQTFGLATNAAAMPSHVEFASSTSQLVGKSIDQITLKMRKTGSPTGTVQVGVFNSDLSVKKLFGTRDAATGITSTYTDYVFSLTNNELYTIQPGDRIGIKYAGGDASNFVAVMLDKDAADPFDGANTYRQQFSTSTNSWTSLTPDDMYMILVQTHG, translated from the coding sequence TTGAGTTCAAAGCCTAGCCGACACGGCGCCCCTGCATTTGTACTTGCAGTTATGCTCTTGGCTTCATCGACAACTCTATTTCTTGGCAGTAGTGATTATTATTATCATCCAAAACAGGCTTATGCCGCGCCCTGCAACTGCGTCATCTTTAGAATAGACGACATCCAAGACTCTTGGATAAACAACGTCCAGGTGGCTGTTATGGACAAATTCATCGCTCACAGCCAAAAAGCCACCCTGGCAGAAATAATGAACTTTTTTGGAAGCGATTCTCTAGTCCTTGACAAGACAAAGCAGGGAGGAAACGCGGGCCTCTTTGAGTATGCCCTGCACGGCTGGAACCACGACGACTACACTACTTTATCGCAGAGCCAGCAGCAGTCCGATCTCCAAAAGGCAAATGACAAGATGCAGTCCTTGTATGGCAAAAAGACAAACATCTTCATCACTCCCTACAATGTCTTTAACGCCAATACATTGACAGCTATGAAAAATCTAAACTTGAAGATTATCAGCGCAGACACATTTGCAAGTTATTACGACAGTCACCCCTCAACTCCATTTGTTACAAGCCCGGACAGCAATGGGATTTACCATGCGCCCGAGATAACCGCCTTTAGCGTGTGGACCAACGACCAGAACATCCAGCAATCAGCTTCTAAAATCCTCTCAGACATTGACTCAAGCATATCTCAAAGGGGCTGGGTAGTAGTAACCATGCACCCCCAGGATTTTGCCAATTTTTCATCTAGTGGGGAAGCGTTGAATTCCGTGAACCAGAATTCCATAGCGCGCATTGACACAGTGCTCAACGGCATCAACTCGCGGGGTTATTCAATAAAATCCTTCAACGAGCTTGTAGGGCTTGCTCAGGGTGGCGGTGGTGATACCACTCCGCCCGTAGTGACAGCTACGCCTCCAGGTGGCTCTTACTCATCAGCACAGTCTGTAACGCTGTCTGCAAATGAGCCTGTAACGATATACTACACCACAAATGACAGTACGCCTACAACGTCAAGCCCCGTCTACTCTTCACCGATATCCATCACCTCTACAACTACTTTGAAGTTCTTTGCCGTTGACACTGCCGGCAATGCAAGCCCTATAAAGAGTGAAACCTACACGATCTCGGGCTCGTCATTTCCAATAACTCACATGTCAGATACAACCAAGACTTTTGGCCTTGCCATGTATGCTGGTACACAGCAGGCGTACGCCGAGTTTGTAACGCCCGGTTCGCAGCTTGCAGGAAAGAGCATCGACCAGATGACAATAGAGCTGCGAAAGACCGGCTCGCCTACGGGTACAGTTCAGGTCGGTGTCTTTAACAGCGACTCAACTGTGAAAAAGCTGTTTGGTACAAAGGACGCATCAACTCTGACTTCGACATACATGGACTATACCTTCTCGCTGGCCAGTAATGACCTCTATACAATCCAGTCAGGCGACAGGATTGGCGTCAAATATTCAGGCGGAAATTCTGCCAACTTTGTAGCGGTGATGCTTGACAAGGACGCGGCGGATCCATTTGACGGCGCAAATTCACATCTTCAACAATATGATGGCACCTCATGGCTTGACTTTACAGCAGATGACCTGTACATGATACTAAAGCAGACGCATGGTGCAACAGATACCACTCCTCCCACAGTAACTGCCATGCCCGCAGGTGGAACGTATCTAACAACTGTATCAGTCACACTTGCCGCCAACGAGCCTGCAACAACATACTACACACTTGACGGCTCTACCCCAACCACTTCAAGTAACGTCTATACTACATCGATTCAAATTTCAACGACCACAACTCTCAAATTCTTTGCAAGAGACACTGCCGGCAATGCAAGCCCTGTAAAGAGTGAAACCTATACTATCAATAGCTCACCATCCTTCCCGGTAACCCACATGTCTGACACTACACAGACCTTTGGCCTTGCAACGAACGCTGCCGCCATGCCGTCGCACGTTGAATTTGCATCTTCAACTTCGCAACTAGTAGGCAAGAGCATTGACCAGATAACACTCAAGATGAGAAAGACGGGCAGCCCAACAGGAACAGTACAGGTGGGAGTCTTTAATTCCGACCTTTCTGTCAAGAAGCTGTTCGGTACCAGAGACGCCGCCACTGGAATTACGTCGACATACACGGACTATGTCTTTTCGCTGACAAACAACGAGCTGTACACAATACAACCCGGAGACAGAATTGGAATCAAGTATGCGGGAGGAGATGCAAGCAACTTTGTAGCGGTGATGCTTGACAAGGACGCGGCGGATCCATTTGACGGCGCAAACACGTACAGGCAGCAGTTCAGCACCAGTACTAACTCGTGGACCAGCCTTACGCCAGATGATATGTACATGATACTAGTGCAGACGCATGGATGA